The Panulirus ornatus isolate Po-2019 chromosome 47, ASM3632096v1, whole genome shotgun sequence genome includes the window GCTTCTCATTCTAGCCGCGATCATCGCCGCCACGTAACCTCCCCACTCACTACCGTCGCCGTCGTTATGCCTCCCAAAGCATCAGGAAAGGCTGCCAAGAAGGCTGGAAAAGCTCAGAAAGCCATCGCTAAGGGCGATAAGAAGAAGAagcgcaggaggaaggagagctacAGTATCTACATCTACAAGGTTCTCAAACAGGTTCACCCGGACACCGGTATCTCTTCCAAGGCCATGTCCATTATGAACTCTTTCGTGAACGACATTTTTGAACGTATCGCTGCTGAGGCTTCCCGCCTTGCCCACTACAACAaacgctccaccatcaccagtcgggAGATCCAGACTGCTGTTCGACTtcttttacctggtgaactggccAAGCACGCCGTGTCCGAGGGTACAAAAGCTGTTACCAAGTACACCTCTTCTAAGTAAGAAGTTGTTCCTACTTCTTCCTCCCCTAAACTCGGCTCCATTGGAGCCACACATTATTACAAAAGAGATCATTGTTGgaccaaatgatgatgatgatactactatttataatgaataattagaAAAGTGATATCAACGACATCACGATTCAATTGTTAAGACACTTACTTAAcccgttttatatatatttttctattgtaGGTTAGCCTGgaaggaaataaaagtaaaaaaaaaacaaaaaaaacacaggaCCCTACCTAACTAAATTTCGCTTGTTTGCATTAATTACCGGTAGCTAGCTTTTAAATGAAAAGTAGCAGTACCTACCTACTAGTTATCACGAATACAATTACTATTAGTTGTTCTtattaggtagagagagaggttggttgtcATGATCAAAAATTCTTTTGCAAGTTAGATTTTGGCCCTAAGAAGGGCCTAGTTTTTCCAATGAGGAAGACCTACAAGAGTGGCTTAGGCGCGTTCTCCTCGAATACGACGTGCCAGCTGGATGTCTTTGGGCATGATGGTGACACGCTTGGCGTGAATGGCGCACAAGTTGGTATCTTCAAAGAGACCCACCAGGTATGCTTCAGAGGCTTCCTGAAGGGCCATGACGGCAGACGACTGGAAACGTAGATCTGTCTTGAAGTCTTGTGCAATCTCTCGCACAAGACGCTGGAAGGGTAGCTTTCTGATGAGTAACTCGGTGCTTTTCTGGTAACGTCGGATTTCACGCAGAGCCACAGTTCCAGGCCTATAACGGTGAGGCT containing:
- the LOC139763578 gene encoding histone H2B — encoded protein: MPPKASGKAAKKAGKAQKAIAKGDKKKKRRRKESYSIYIYKVLKQVHPDTGISSKAMSIMNSFVNDIFERIAAEASRLAHYNKRSTITSREIQTAVRLLLPGELAKHAVSEGTKAVTKYTSSK
- the LOC139763579 gene encoding histone H3, whose protein sequence is MARTKQTARKSTGGKAPRKQLATKAARKSAPATGGVKKPHRYRPGTVALREIRRYQKSTELLIRKLPFQRLVREIAQDFKTDLRFQSSAVMALQEASEAYLVGLFEDTNLCAIHAKRVTIMPKDIQLARRIRGERA